The following DNA comes from Flavisolibacter ginsenosidimutans.
CAGATTAAGGGGTTGCAAATCTTTCTGCCTCCACAACTCAGTGCAAAGCCAGGACATTGCCCGGCTTTTTACAGCCACTCGTTAAACATCCGAAAAATGATCTTTGTCTTGCATCTTCGGCTTTTGTCAAACCCTTGCCGGAAGAAGAAGTGTCCGCCCCGCAAAAGATTCATCGCCCTGCCAGCTTGTGACAAAACCGAATTTTGTTACGTGTAAAATGAAATTCCTTTGACTTTTCTTTCACAACCGGCCGGCCGCATTGGCCGTATGTTGGACCTGTTCCAATGTCAGGCATGAAAAACTTTTCCATTCAAGAATTAGCACGTCTTTCCGGACTGAAGGCTCATACTCTCCGTGTGTGGGAAATTCGCCACGCCGTTGTTTCCCCGCAACGCGGTTTGGGCAACAACCGCTATTATTCTGTTGACGAAATGGAAAAGCTTCTTCTGCTGGCTTTGATCAGCCACAGCGGACAGCGGATTTCCACTCTTTCACAATTGAGCCTTTTGCAGTTGAAACAACGGGCTGACGGTTTGAAAAGCGAAGGCAGCCGGCAACAAAAAGCCGTTCATTCCCTCATCATTTCAATGTATCGCCTGGATACCGAAAGCTTTGAAGCGGTCTTGAACGATTGCTTTCTGGGTTGGCCCTCGGGCACGGTAGTAAAAGCCGTTATTTATCCGTTTTTACACAAAGTGGACTTGCTTTACCGGGGAAGGCGAACAAACGAGGAACACCTTGCGGTGACGGCCATTCGTCAAAAACTTCATTGGAGCCTGGAGCGATTGGACGTGGTGCCAAAAAAGAAAAAAGCAATCTGGCTGTTTCTGCCAAAAGACACGCAGCTTGACCTCCTGCTGCTTTATCTCTGTTTTGTTTTAAAAGAGACAGGCCGCCGGGTTTTGTATCTCGGTGCGGATGTATCCATCCAAAACCTGGAAGATTTGTTTAGCGGAAAGAAGGCCGATTACCTGCTTACTTACCTGCCCGAAAAGCACCGGTTTTCGCTGCCGCATTTGTCAGAAGTAATGGGCCGCTTTTTGCCGCAGGCGAAATTGCTGGTTGTCACAACGAATGCTTCGCAAGCACAGGAACCAGCAGAATCAAACGTTTCGCAGGTTGAACTTGATGAAGCACTGAGTTTTTTGAACCGCCTTGAATAAGCAGATTCACCGCGACCAAAACGAAGGTCTTCCCTTCTTTTAAAAACCATGCGCATCGTTGCGATAGGACAGGACGGTGCTTTGAACGCAATGGAGCAAATTCATTGCTTTAATTTGAACAATTGCGTTTAAACAATGTGGCTTGCTTTGCTTTTTATCCACTTTCCTTTTTCAGCGATTTTTGCTGTTGCCAAACGGAAAACGGTACGCAGGAATTTTGTCCTGCGTGATTTGTTCCGCACCCAAAGCTTTGCCTGTATCTTCAAGTTAAACACGCAACCGGCAAGCATGAACAAGAACATCAAAATAATTTTTTGCCTCCTTTTATTCTTGCCTCTTTTCTTTAAGGCAACCGCGCAACCAAAAGAGCTGAACAATTGCAACATCACGTGGACAACGCAAAGCAAGAACAGCAGCGAGTCCATGCCTTGTGGCGGCGGCGATATTGGTTTGAACGTTTGGGTTGAAAACGGCGAGCTTCTTTTTTACATGCAGCGAAGTGGAATGTTTGACGAGGCCAACGCTTTGTTGAAACCGGGACGAGTTCGGATCAAGCTTTCGCCAAACCCGTTTGAAGGAACGAGTTTTCAGCAGCAATTGAATTTGAAAGATGGAAACATAACCATCAAGGCAAGCAATGGAAAAATAACAACAAATGTTTCTATTTGGGTAGATGTTTTTCGTCCGGTGATACACGTAGACATTAAAAGCGATCAGGCATTAACATCGGAAGTTGTTTACGAGAACTGGCGATACAAAGACCGGCCGCTGGTTGGACGAGCCAATAATGCAAACTCCTACAAATGGATGCCGCCTGCCGATGCCAAAACATTCAAAGACGAAATAAGCTTTGAAGGAAACGGCGTGGATTTTTATCACCGCAACAATCCATTTACCGTCTTCGACATGACGGTAAAATACGAAGGGTTGGATTCGGTGAAAGATCAACTTTTCAACCCATTGAAAGACCTAACTTTTGGCGGCCGCATTGAAGGCGACAACCTGCAACCGGCTGGCGAAACAGAAGGCAGATACGTAAATACCGATTACAAAGGCTGGAAGCTAAAAAGCAAAAAATCTTTCCGTTCGCAAAGCATTGCTGTGTATTTGCATACAGACCAATCTGCGACCTTACAGTCATGGAAAGACGGCTTGGAGAAAATTATTCATGAAGCAAATGCAGCGAAGCATACGCAACAGGAAACAAGAACTTGGTGGAAGAACTTTTGGGATCGCAGCTACATCTTCATCAATTCGGATAAAAATGACACGGCCGCAGCCTGGCAAGTTGGACGAAACTACCAGTTGATGCGTTACATGCTTGGCTGCAATGCGTTTGGCACTTCGCCTACGAAATTCAACGGCGGACTCTTTACTTACGATCCATCGTTCGTAGATACAACTTATTCTTACACGCCTGATTTCCGCAACTGGGGCGGCGGCGTGCACACGGCGCAAAATCAACGACTCGTTTATTTTCCAATGATCAAAAGTGGCGACTTTGATCTGCTCAAACCACAGTTTGATTTTTACCTCCGCATTCTGAAAAATGCGGAACTGCGCAGCAAGTTTTATTGGGGTCATGGTGGCGCTTGTTTCACCGAGCAAATGGAAAATTTCGGCCTGCCCAACATGGCCGAATACGGCGCAAAACGTCCGGCGAATTTTGACAAAGGCCTTCAATACAATGCCTGGCTTGAATACTTGTGGGATACGGTTTTTGAGTTTTGCCTGATGATGCTGGAAGAGGAACGTTACACGGGCAAAGACATTTCATCTTATGTACCTTTTATCGAAAGCTGCCTGCGTTTTTTTGACGAGCATTATCAATACCTCGCTAAGCAAAGAGGCGCTAAAGCACTCGATGGAAGAGGACAACTCGTTCTTTATCCCGGCAGCGGTGCGGAGACCTTTAAGATGGCGTACAATTCTACGTCAACCATCGCTGCGTTGAAAACCATTACAACAAGATTACTCGAACTGCCTTCGCAATATTTATCCGCACAAGAACGGAATCATTTAGATAGTTTTTTGCGCCGCATCCCTCCCATTTCTTTTGCTGAATTCAACGGCAAGAAAACCATTGCGGCGGCCCTGCATTGGGAACGCATCAACAACGAAGAATCGCCGCAGCTTTATCCTGTTTTCCCTTGGGGCATTTATGGTGTTGGCAAACCTGATTTAGACATTGCGAAGAATACATTTTTGCTTGACAGCAATGTGATCAAATTCAAAAGTGCTAAAGGCTGGAAGCAGGACAACATCTTTGCCGCAAGACTAGGCTTAACAAGAGACGCAGCAAGGCTAACAACGCTCAAGCTGCAAAATTCTGGTAGGCGTTTTCCTGCATTCTATGGTCCCGGTTTCGACTGGACACCCGACCACAACTGGGGCGGCAGCGGCATGATTGGCTTGCAGGAAATGCTCATGCAAGTGGACGGTAAAAAGATTTATCTTTTTCCTGCATGGCCAAAAGATTGGAACGTGCACTTCAAACTTCACGCACCGTACCAGACAACAGTCGAAGGCGTTCTCAAAAATGGCAAGATTGAATCCTTAATTGTTTTACCTGAAACACGAAAGAAAGACATCATTATCCTACTTTAATAATAAACGATGAAAAAGATTTGTGCCGCTATCGTTTTTGCCTCACTCCTTTCCAGCAATGCTTTTGCGCAGGACAAAAGCTTAACCAACACCTCCAAAAGTTCCTTCGCAAAATTGTACAGCGTGAACATGAACGATGTGCAATGGACCACCGGCTTTTGGGCCGAACGCTTCAAGGTGTGCAAAGACTCGATGGTGCCGAACATGTGGCGCATCTACAACGACCCAAACATCTCGCATGCGTTTGAAAATTTCAAAATTGCCGCAGGCCTTGATACCGGCTCGCACAAAGGCCCATCCTTTCACGACGGCGATTACTACAAAACACTCGAAGCCGTTGCCGCTTTGTATGCCACTACCAAAGACAAACGCCTTGACGAAGCCATGGACAAAGCCATTGACGTCATCGGCAAGTCGCAACGCAGCGACGGCTACATTTACACCAAGAACGTCATCGAGCAAAAGAAAACCGGCGATAAAAAACAATTCGAAAGCCGCCTCAGTTTTGAAGCCTACAACATCGGTCACCTGATGACGGCCGCCTGCGTGCATTACCGTGCAACGGGCAAAACCTCCCTGCTCGACATCGCCAAAAAAGCATCCGATTATCTCTACCGCTTTTACGATACGGCCAGCGCCGAAACAGCCCGCAACGCCATCTGCCCTTCGCATTACATGGGCCTTGTGGAAATGTACCGCACCACCGGCGACAAGCGCTACGAAAGCCTCGCTAAAAAGTTCATTGACGTTCGTGGTGTGTCCGTTGGCTCCGACGACAACTCCGACCGCTACCGCTTTCGTGACATGCAGGAAGTGCAGGGCCATGCGGTGAGAGCAAATTATTTGTTTGCCGGCGCTGCTGATCTCTATGCCGAGAACGGCGACACCTTGTTGCTCTCAACACTCTATCGCATGTGGGACGATGTGGTGAACCACAAGATGTACATCACCGGAGGCTGCGGCGCTTTGTACGACGGCGTTTCCAACGACGGTACTTCGTACAACCCCAACGACGTGGAGAAGCTGCACCAGGCTTACGGCCGCAAGTACCAATTGCCAAACCTCACGGCGCACAACGAAACCTGCGCAAACATCGGCAACCTGCTTTGGAACTGGCGCATGCTGCAAATCACCGGCGATGCAAAATATGCCGACGTGCTGGAAACGGCTTTGTACAACAGCATTCTTTCCGGCATCAGCTTAAACGGAACAAAGTTTCTTTACACAAATCCCCTCGCCTACTCCGACGACATGCCCTTTCAGCAACGCTGGTCGAAGGACCGTGTGCCCTACATTGCTTTGTCCGATTGCTGTCCGCCCAACGTGGTACGCACCGTGGCCGAAGTAAGCGATTATATGTACAGCCTGTCCGACGAAGGATTGTACGTCAATCTTTACGGCGGCAATCGCCTGCAAACAACGTGGAAGAACAACTCCATTCGCCTGACGCAAACAACGGCTTATCCCTGGGAAGGCGCCGTTACGTTTACCGTTGAACAGATGCCCGCAACCGCTTCGCTTTTTTTGCGCATCCCGGCCTGGGCCGGCGGCGCCACCATCCGTGTGAACGGAACGCCGTATGCAAAAGCGGTGGAAGCCGGAGCCTATGTGCAATTGAAACATGCGTGGAAGAAAGGCGATGTGGTCAAACTCTTTTTGCCGATGGAAGCAAAGCTGATTGAGTCCAACCCGCTGGTGGAAGAAACACGGGCGCAGGTGGCCGTGAAGCGTGGGCCGGTTGTCTATTGCCTCGAGTCGGCGGATGTTCCGGCGGGCAAAAACCCTTTCCAATTTGGCTTGCCGGTGACGGCGAAGTTTACCACCGAACCGATAACCATTGACGGTGCAAACATTATGAGTTTAAAAACCTCCGCACGGTTGATTGACGACGGCAGTTGGAACGATAAGTTGTACAAAGAAGTTTCGCAAAAGCCTGCACCGTCTGCGCCTGTCCGGCTTATTCCTTATTTCGCCTGGGGCAATCGTGGCCACGCAGAAATGACGGTGTGGATGCCGGTGAGCCGATAAGATTTTTATGTACTGAGCTACATTGCTACTATTGAGCGTCTGTTGCGTCGCACACTTGTGGGTTTATATCGGCATTGAGCAATAAAATTTATAGTCAAATAGGTGATTTCGAAGAATGAATTTGCTATGATTGTTCATGAAATGAATTTTTTAGAGGGTGTACTTGCACATATCTTAGTGTAGGTATCAATATTATGATTGCAGCATCGTTCAGCGACATTCGTAAAAAAATTCAGCAGAATATTGACCTATCCAAGGACTCAATTTTAGTCTCAGTCGCTTGGTTTACTAGTAAAGACTTGCTTGGCAAACTAATAGACAGGATTGAATACGGCTGCAAAGTTGAAATTATCATTAGTGACCATCACGAAAACCAAAGATTAAGTTTTACGCAGTTTATAGAGAAAGGTGGTCAAATTCACATTTTACAGACACGGAGTGGCAAGTTCTTACACGACAAATTCGCCTTGTTTGATAACACTAAACTTATTGCTGGTTCTTACAACTGGACAAATTCAGCCGAGTTTTTTAATCATGAATTTATTATCCAAAGTGACGAGCCACAATTGACTAAACAATTCAGCATCAGGTTTGAAAACCTCAGAAAGATTGTTACGAACTACGACAAGCAAAAACTAATGGTTAGCGATAACTTAACGGCTGAGACAAAAGAAGAAGAATTTTTACGACTTGAGAACGAGTTGCATGATGAGTTAATTCAGTCAATTGACTTAACGTTGAAAGCTGGAGCAAAAGTTGACAAGCATATAATTCTAAATCAGATTTACCGATACGGTGCAATTGGAGCAGCAAATAGACTTATCAAAGAGGGTACAGAGAAGCTACATTCCGGTTTTATCAAGCTATACGACGTCAACAGACTTGATTTGACAATCGAAAGCATCATACTCAAAGAAAAGTACCGTATTTTATTCAGTCACGACATTTTGGAGAAGGCACAGCAAAGACTTGATAAGCTTAAAACTTGACCGAAAGTATCTGTCAAAGCGCTAATGCCGTTGGTCGTGAGTTTGTTTCGCCGACAAAGTGCAAACAACAAAGCTAACTTAAACCTGAGGTCCTCCATCAAGCAGTATGAACAATGAACCTTAATTTATAAATTCGGAATTAATTCTCTGTTGTGATTATGTATTTTCCAAACTGCGCAAAGTCCTTCTGTGGGCAAAAATTTTAAACTTATTACAATATGGCTTTAGAACCTAAGAGTACTGGATTCAGGAGTATTAAAAATCTAATGAACAAAATAAATGCTAACCGTGATTTAGAAAAGGCAACGGTGGTTTCCGTAGATGATGACGATGTCCCTGCTTGGCAAAGGCAAATTGTTTGGAACGAAGTAGAAATGGGTTTACTTGCTTATAGTATCTTAATGGGTTACCCAATTGGTGTAATAATTCTCTGGCAAAAACCCGATGGCGTACGAGTTCCGATAGACGGTCGGCAACGATTAACTGCAATCAAAGAATTTTTTAATGGAAATGTTGCAATTCCGAATTTGCCAAAAGTCAATGAAACTTTCAGAAACAAAAAATATAAACTACATAATGGTGATTTGGAAAAAGGGTTTATCGCTGTTACCTCCAAGGAAAAGGATTTATTCGAAGATTATGAACTCAATATTATTCAATATGAGAATATCGACGAAGAAACCGCTATGGATATTTTCGTCATGTTGCAAGGAGGCAAAAGCTTGACGAAAACGGAAGTTCGAGCAGCATTGGGTGGTAAGCTTTGTGATTTCATTACTGAATTAACATCCACGTCAGTTAGCTCGGATGACGAAACAGAAGAAGAACCAGTACCACAACACTCACTGTTTAAATCCTTAGCGAAAAATGTAAGGAATGTGAGAAAAGCTCATAGAAATATTGCTGATGTTTTAGTCCATGAAGTCCTTTACCCTAATCAAGACAAACATTGGAGTAGCCTCGAAATAATGTATAGAGACAAGGTCAAGGGATTAACTGAGACCGACAAAAACAAAGTAAGAAGCTTATTAAATAGGTTTAAAAAGGATTTCACGAGAAAGATAAACCAGCAGGACGTTTTGGCACCGCAGTTAAGGTCTGCTTTTTTTATTTTATCTGTATTTAAAGCTTGGAAAGAATTACATGAAGAGTACGATTTGCCTTCGCACGTAAATTTTCCATCATTGCTGGCAAACTTTGAAAGACTTCGTGTAGAAAACCCAGATGAATATCCATTCATCAATTTTACTGCTGCACTAAGCAACGCTGGTTATGCTCAAA
Coding sequences within:
- a CDS encoding GmrSD restriction endonuclease domain-containing protein yields the protein MALEPKSTGFRSIKNLMNKINANRDLEKATVVSVDDDDVPAWQRQIVWNEVEMGLLAYSILMGYPIGVIILWQKPDGVRVPIDGRQRLTAIKEFFNGNVAIPNLPKVNETFRNKKYKLHNGDLEKGFIAVTSKEKDLFEDYELNIIQYENIDEETAMDIFVMLQGGKSLTKTEVRAALGGKLCDFITELTSTSVSSDDETEEEPVPQHSLFKSLAKNVRNVRKAHRNIADVLVHEVLYPNQDKHWSSLEIMYRDKVKGLTETDKNKVRSLLNRFKKDFTRKINQQDVLAPQLRSAFFILSVFKAWKELHEEYDLPSHVNFPSLLANFERLRVENPDEYPFINFTAALSNAGYAQNRIKQRHEILLSFFLKEIPTAMPKDRDRRNFSVEQKIAIWEKAKHQCEFKDDKDVRCAEIFTNFKDADADHIIKWSNNGPTTVENGRLLCQRHNRGRKD
- a CDS encoding DUF5703 domain-containing protein translates to MNKNIKIIFCLLLFLPLFFKATAQPKELNNCNITWTTQSKNSSESMPCGGGDIGLNVWVENGELLFYMQRSGMFDEANALLKPGRVRIKLSPNPFEGTSFQQQLNLKDGNITIKASNGKITTNVSIWVDVFRPVIHVDIKSDQALTSEVVYENWRYKDRPLVGRANNANSYKWMPPADAKTFKDEISFEGNGVDFYHRNNPFTVFDMTVKYEGLDSVKDQLFNPLKDLTFGGRIEGDNLQPAGETEGRYVNTDYKGWKLKSKKSFRSQSIAVYLHTDQSATLQSWKDGLEKIIHEANAAKHTQQETRTWWKNFWDRSYIFINSDKNDTAAAWQVGRNYQLMRYMLGCNAFGTSPTKFNGGLFTYDPSFVDTTYSYTPDFRNWGGGVHTAQNQRLVYFPMIKSGDFDLLKPQFDFYLRILKNAELRSKFYWGHGGACFTEQMENFGLPNMAEYGAKRPANFDKGLQYNAWLEYLWDTVFEFCLMMLEEERYTGKDISSYVPFIESCLRFFDEHYQYLAKQRGAKALDGRGQLVLYPGSGAETFKMAYNSTSTIAALKTITTRLLELPSQYLSAQERNHLDSFLRRIPPISFAEFNGKKTIAAALHWERINNEESPQLYPVFPWGIYGVGKPDLDIAKNTFLLDSNVIKFKSAKGWKQDNIFAARLGLTRDAARLTTLKLQNSGRRFPAFYGPGFDWTPDHNWGGSGMIGLQEMLMQVDGKKIYLFPAWPKDWNVHFKLHAPYQTTVEGVLKNGKIESLIVLPETRKKDIIILL
- a CDS encoding MerR family transcriptional regulator — translated: MKNFSIQELARLSGLKAHTLRVWEIRHAVVSPQRGLGNNRYYSVDEMEKLLLLALISHSGQRISTLSQLSLLQLKQRADGLKSEGSRQQKAVHSLIISMYRLDTESFEAVLNDCFLGWPSGTVVKAVIYPFLHKVDLLYRGRRTNEEHLAVTAIRQKLHWSLERLDVVPKKKKAIWLFLPKDTQLDLLLLYLCFVLKETGRRVLYLGADVSIQNLEDLFSGKKADYLLTYLPEKHRFSLPHLSEVMGRFLPQAKLLVVTTNASQAQEPAESNVSQVELDEALSFLNRLE
- a CDS encoding aceric acid hydrolase; its protein translation is MKKICAAIVFASLLSSNAFAQDKSLTNTSKSSFAKLYSVNMNDVQWTTGFWAERFKVCKDSMVPNMWRIYNDPNISHAFENFKIAAGLDTGSHKGPSFHDGDYYKTLEAVAALYATTKDKRLDEAMDKAIDVIGKSQRSDGYIYTKNVIEQKKTGDKKQFESRLSFEAYNIGHLMTAACVHYRATGKTSLLDIAKKASDYLYRFYDTASAETARNAICPSHYMGLVEMYRTTGDKRYESLAKKFIDVRGVSVGSDDNSDRYRFRDMQEVQGHAVRANYLFAGAADLYAENGDTLLLSTLYRMWDDVVNHKMYITGGCGALYDGVSNDGTSYNPNDVEKLHQAYGRKYQLPNLTAHNETCANIGNLLWNWRMLQITGDAKYADVLETALYNSILSGISLNGTKFLYTNPLAYSDDMPFQQRWSKDRVPYIALSDCCPPNVVRTVAEVSDYMYSLSDEGLYVNLYGGNRLQTTWKNNSIRLTQTTAYPWEGAVTFTVEQMPATASLFLRIPAWAGGATIRVNGTPYAKAVEAGAYVQLKHAWKKGDVVKLFLPMEAKLIESNPLVEETRAQVAVKRGPVVYCLESADVPAGKNPFQFGLPVTAKFTTEPITIDGANIMSLKTSARLIDDGSWNDKLYKEVSQKPAPSAPVRLIPYFAWGNRGHAEMTVWMPVSR
- a CDS encoding phospholipase D-like domain-containing protein — protein: MIAASFSDIRKKIQQNIDLSKDSILVSVAWFTSKDLLGKLIDRIEYGCKVEIIISDHHENQRLSFTQFIEKGGQIHILQTRSGKFLHDKFALFDNTKLIAGSYNWTNSAEFFNHEFIIQSDEPQLTKQFSIRFENLRKIVTNYDKQKLMVSDNLTAETKEEEFLRLENELHDELIQSIDLTLKAGAKVDKHIILNQIYRYGAIGAANRLIKEGTEKLHSGFIKLYDVNRLDLTIESIILKEKYRILFSHDILEKAQQRLDKLKT